A region of Paenibacillus sp. JNUCC-31 DNA encodes the following proteins:
- a CDS encoding methyl-accepting chemotaxis protein: MFDWLGWRKGWPLWRSYRLNVHIQQDVEEIFEGIAETRRQLLMDWTHEQWNHLDRLLQQVRAAQPQGMLQGSANGQTLDTWFAASYIRASDSTELFMVNEQNQVVFSTYKQHIGQIYEDGNTLIGPGLRYAQADINGQKCLFGPYSDPITLEIGPRSSTFHDDVTLMFIVPIMEQDRYIGSLCSRVPNDVLGDLIQRESGHIYPDSGDNYLFMAESKLRPALQPGTALSRSRFEDHTFTHGENLKDGVTTDWGVVSVKEHTELELIFTDPSTSELHPGVANTIRNGSNLFVSYPGYSDYRHISVIGKGITFQLPHCPDLWGMMCEGDLEEVYRIRSIGWRQFKQHSLYILLSGMAGAALVYALTGSAWNAAAIASFNVIYGFLTASQLQRKHVQRVHEDLRRISRFIRINAEGKGDLTQRLDTSAFAQDESGELAKWINNMIDSLEGIMLKVQLATVDVMNNQHQMRASTETTQGTTERVNLKLGSMIQGIRKQLEDLDQAKAAADDMRLTLQQLEVSATEQIDVARQEVERIGDKMAQISGAVSDTNQTILSFMATMQDIYRALAVIDEISAQTNLLALNASIEAAHVGEHGRGFAVVAGEIRKLAELSRSSTEDIHQILDNISVAARAASQSIKEGDQVLAEGTTLVQAASRLLQSATADEPQRTQVVDQVVVLMENIAAISHNNRSTSSEVEAEMVELINDMLHVQHSSHNVEAITVFLQQLVGQFQLTHPEKKNFT, from the coding sequence ATGTTTGATTGGCTGGGATGGAGAAAAGGGTGGCCGCTGTGGCGGTCGTACCGGTTAAATGTACATATTCAGCAGGATGTGGAGGAAATCTTTGAGGGGATCGCCGAGACCCGGCGGCAGCTTTTGATGGATTGGACACATGAGCAGTGGAATCATCTGGATCGATTGCTTCAGCAAGTACGGGCGGCTCAGCCACAAGGTATGCTGCAAGGCTCGGCCAACGGTCAGACACTAGATACATGGTTCGCAGCAAGTTATATACGCGCTTCGGATAGTACGGAGCTTTTTATGGTGAACGAGCAAAACCAGGTTGTATTTTCTACATACAAGCAACATATTGGACAGATCTACGAAGATGGAAATACTTTGATCGGGCCAGGACTAAGGTATGCCCAGGCAGATATCAACGGACAAAAGTGCCTGTTCGGGCCTTATTCTGATCCAATCACATTAGAAATCGGACCACGTTCTTCCACGTTTCACGATGATGTAACCTTGATGTTTATCGTACCTATTATGGAACAAGATCGATACATCGGTTCCCTGTGCAGCCGTGTGCCAAATGATGTATTAGGTGATCTGATCCAGCGTGAATCTGGCCATATCTATCCCGATTCCGGTGACAATTATCTCTTCATGGCTGAATCGAAGCTGCGCCCTGCACTTCAACCGGGCACTGCCCTGTCCCGCAGCCGCTTCGAGGATCATACGTTCACCCATGGGGAAAATCTGAAAGACGGCGTTACCACCGATTGGGGCGTCGTATCAGTTAAGGAGCATACCGAACTAGAGTTAATATTTACCGATCCTTCCACCAGCGAACTTCATCCCGGTGTAGCCAATACGATCCGCAATGGCTCCAATCTGTTTGTGTCATACCCGGGGTACTCGGATTATCGTCATATCTCAGTTATTGGCAAAGGCATTACATTCCAGTTGCCCCACTGCCCGGATCTATGGGGCATGATGTGTGAAGGCGATCTGGAGGAAGTGTATCGGATACGCAGCATTGGCTGGCGGCAATTCAAGCAGCACAGCCTTTATATCCTGTTGTCAGGCATGGCGGGAGCGGCACTTGTATATGCGCTGACTGGAAGTGCATGGAACGCAGCAGCCATTGCTTCCTTCAATGTCATTTATGGATTCCTGACTGCAAGCCAGCTGCAACGAAAACATGTTCAACGGGTTCATGAGGATTTACGCCGCATTAGCCGATTTATTCGAATTAACGCCGAAGGCAAGGGGGATCTGACCCAGCGTCTGGATACATCTGCTTTTGCCCAGGATGAATCGGGGGAACTGGCAAAATGGATCAACAACATGATTGACTCGCTGGAAGGCATCATGCTCAAGGTACAGCTTGCCACGGTAGATGTCATGAACAACCAGCATCAGATGCGGGCGTCAACGGAGACCACACAGGGAACAACCGAACGTGTAAACCTCAAACTCGGCTCCATGATTCAGGGGATTCGCAAGCAGCTTGAGGACCTGGATCAGGCCAAAGCAGCCGCAGATGATATGCGCCTCACCCTGCAGCAGCTTGAAGTGTCTGCTACAGAACAGATTGACGTAGCTCGTCAGGAAGTGGAGCGCATTGGTGACAAAATGGCTCAGATTTCGGGAGCCGTGTCCGATACCAACCAAACGATCCTGTCCTTTATGGCGACCATGCAGGATATCTACCGCGCGCTCGCTGTCATTGATGAAATCTCTGCACAGACGAACCTGCTCGCACTGAATGCTTCCATTGAAGCAGCCCATGTCGGCGAACACGGACGTGGATTTGCTGTGGTTGCAGGTGAGATCCGCAAGCTGGCCGAATTATCACGTTCCTCCACGGAAGACATTCATCAGATTCTGGATAATATCTCTGTAGCGGCAAGAGCAGCCTCGCAATCCATTAAGGAAGGTGATCAGGTGCTGGCTGAGGGAACCACGCTCGTTCAGGCCGCTTCACGTTTACTCCAAAGTGCTACAGCTGATGAACCCCAACGGACACAGGTTGTGGATCAGGTTGTGGTGTTAATGGAGAATATCGCCGCGATCAGCCACAATAACCGTTCCACATCTTCCGAGGTGGAAGCCGAGATGGTTGAGCTTATCAACGACATGCTCCATGTTCAGCATTCATCCCATAACGTGGAAGCCATTACGGTCTTTTTGCAACAGCTTGTGGGACAATTCCAACTTACGCATCCTGAAAAAAAGAATTTCACCTGA
- the moaA gene encoding GTP 3',8-cyclase MoaA has protein sequence MEMLQDSFGRIHDYIRISVTDRCNLRCVYCMPEEGMEFAPHDQIMSYEEITQVLKVLAPMGMRKVRLTGGEPLVRKDLHKLVGMISAIDGIEDIALTTNALLLDKQAQALKDAGLNRINISLDSLQASRFSMITRGGDVNKVLKGIEAATAVGLAPIKLNVVLMKGINDDEIKDFIAMTIDQPLHVRFIEYMPIGQASDSWRKSYLPLEAVTDVCAEAGWTVENTAGPAGNGPSRNMKIAGSQGTFGLIHPVSDHFCDNCNRLRLTADGHIKACLYWSDEYNVRRFADDPDAMAALFLKALGTKPKNHEMALALEQKMQSHTPTVRRMSQIGG, from the coding sequence ATGGAAATGCTCCAGGATTCTTTTGGCAGGATACATGACTACATCCGGATTTCCGTTACGGACCGCTGTAATTTGCGTTGTGTGTACTGTATGCCCGAAGAAGGCATGGAATTTGCGCCGCATGACCAAATTATGAGCTACGAGGAGATTACCCAGGTGCTCAAAGTACTCGCTCCAATGGGCATGCGCAAAGTGCGTCTGACCGGAGGCGAACCGCTGGTACGTAAAGACCTGCATAAACTTGTCGGCATGATCTCGGCCATTGACGGGATTGAAGATATTGCTTTGACTACCAATGCATTGTTGCTGGATAAACAGGCACAAGCATTGAAGGATGCCGGATTGAACCGGATTAATATCAGTCTGGATTCCCTGCAGGCGAGCCGCTTCTCCATGATTACTCGCGGTGGGGATGTAAACAAGGTTCTGAAAGGCATTGAAGCGGCTACGGCTGTTGGACTGGCTCCGATCAAATTGAATGTGGTGTTAATGAAGGGCATCAATGATGATGAGATTAAGGATTTCATTGCCATGACCATCGATCAGCCACTGCATGTGCGCTTCATCGAATACATGCCGATTGGGCAGGCTTCCGATTCATGGCGCAAATCGTATTTGCCGCTGGAAGCCGTTACGGATGTATGTGCAGAAGCGGGTTGGACGGTAGAAAATACAGCAGGTCCGGCAGGAAATGGTCCATCTCGGAATATGAAGATTGCCGGTTCACAAGGTACATTCGGATTGATTCATCCGGTGAGTGATCACTTCTGTGACAACTGCAACCGTCTCCGCCTGACAGCAGACGGACATATCAAAGCTTGCCTGTATTGGTCGGATGAATACAATGTTCGTCGCTTCGCAGATGATCCAGATGCCATGGCAGCACTCTTCCTCAAGGCTCTTGGCACCAAGCCGAAGAACCATGAAATGGCATTGGCATTGGAACAAAAAATGCAAAGTCATACGCCGACCGTACGACGCATGTCCCAGATCGGTGGATAA
- a CDS encoding methyl-accepting chemotaxis protein, whose translation MNIVEALVAASPYFKIMLKENDLMIAVTDMEQFRYYVRSEDLDLGIQAGDPISLEDPTLRRALIVGETSANRIDAKFYGTPINSAATPLRDEAGHIVGALAIGFSLKNEEQLEHLTELIGGISGRLTEMVQSVAAQSQQLTASSSQILDNTRIAVQNSSEVTKVASFIREISEQTNLLGLNAAIEAARAGEAGAGFGVVATEVRKLSTGTKEATVNIEHSLKEVQHSIRQMEQEITSITQFSSQQAELVTEFSEVIDQLNNASRDLKAFIESMLLKAE comes from the coding sequence TTGAATATTGTTGAAGCACTTGTAGCAGCAAGCCCGTATTTTAAAATCATGCTTAAAGAAAATGATTTGATGATTGCTGTTACCGATATGGAGCAGTTCCGGTATTACGTACGGAGCGAAGATCTCGATCTGGGCATCCAGGCCGGAGATCCCATCTCGCTGGAAGATCCTACTCTGCGCCGGGCACTTATAGTTGGCGAGACTTCAGCCAATCGTATCGATGCCAAGTTTTATGGTACCCCTATTAATTCGGCGGCCACCCCGCTTCGCGATGAAGCAGGCCATATCGTCGGTGCACTCGCCATTGGGTTTTCACTCAAAAATGAGGAACAACTGGAGCATCTCACCGAACTGATCGGCGGCATCAGCGGCAGATTGACGGAAATGGTACAGAGCGTAGCTGCCCAATCCCAGCAGCTGACCGCATCATCTTCGCAGATTTTGGACAACACACGGATAGCGGTGCAAAATTCCAGTGAAGTCACCAAAGTGGCTTCATTCATTCGCGAAATTTCAGAGCAGACGAACCTGCTAGGTCTGAATGCTGCCATTGAAGCGGCTCGAGCAGGAGAAGCAGGGGCCGGTTTTGGCGTCGTGGCTACCGAAGTACGCAAATTATCGACCGGAACCAAAGAAGCCACGGTGAACATTGAACATTCCTTAAAAGAAGTACAGCATTCCATTCGTCAAATGGAACAGGAGATTACATCCATTACCCAATTCAGCAGCCAGCAAGCCGAGCTCGTCACCGAGTTCAGCGAGGTGATTGATCAACTGAACAACGCATCCAGGGATCTCAAAGCTTTCATTGAATCCATGCTACTGAAGGCAGAATAA
- a CDS encoding LysE/ArgO family amino acid transporter, translated as MSVIIHAVVLAFGLILPLGVQNVFIFNQGMSQRSYARALPAILTAGISDTLLIGAAVGGVSLILLQWPLLASVLYVGGSAFLLYMAWSIWRSAGPANDSATVLSAGRQIAFAASVSLLNPHALLDTVAVIGTSSLQYDGQARIYFAITAAVVSWVWFLGLAGAGRLIGSKDRTGRVSILFNRLSAVVMIGMAGMMLWKLIVS; from the coding sequence ATGAGTGTAATTATTCACGCGGTGGTGCTGGCGTTTGGCCTGATCTTGCCACTGGGTGTACAAAATGTATTTATTTTTAATCAGGGCATGAGTCAGCGAAGTTATGCGCGGGCGCTGCCAGCCATATTAACCGCAGGAATCAGTGATACGTTGTTGATTGGCGCAGCGGTTGGAGGGGTGTCTCTCATTTTGCTGCAATGGCCGCTGCTGGCGAGTGTATTGTATGTGGGAGGAAGTGCATTTTTGCTCTATATGGCATGGAGTATTTGGAGGTCAGCCGGACCTGCAAATGATTCAGCAACCGTACTGTCTGCGGGGCGACAGATCGCCTTTGCAGCTTCCGTTTCCTTGCTTAACCCACACGCTCTATTGGACACAGTAGCCGTGATCGGCACCAGTTCGCTTCAGTATGATGGACAGGCACGCATTTATTTTGCCATCACGGCCGCCGTGGTATCATGGGTATGGTTTCTGGGGCTTGCAGGTGCAGGCAGACTTATAGGGAGTAAAGATCGTACAGGCCGGGTCAGTATTTTGTTCAATCGGTTGTCCGCTGTGGTGATGATCGGAATGGCGGGCATGATGCTGTGGAAGCTGATCGTATCGTAA
- a CDS encoding aminotransferase-like domain-containing protein, with product MNRSDARPEIGWKPDPSHALPLYRQIEVFIREKITSGEWTAGYRLPSQRTLAQSMDVNRSTLVTALENLAAAGMIEGRHGGGTYVCGSGWHALAHGAMPNWQEAIEEGWYYPNLPEVQQINRAEFQPGIIRLGTGELSPELMPQEAFNDILQTLSSRSRTLNYLEPQGSLELRQALSVYLQASGIQASPDSILIVSGSLQALHLISVGLLPRGSAVVLEKPSYLYSIHAFQSAGLKMSGIPMDAEGLHISRLEDAIQNVANRDSISLLYTIPSFHNPTGLVMSDSRREELLATARNTGISILEDAAYSDLWLDEPPPPSLKARDKEGRVLHMGTLSKAVSPGLRLGWLVGPEPVIRRLADIKMQTDYGTSSLAQEAAALWFADGYHAQHMDRLRPELRRRRDVMLELLQRDFGELAEWSIPAGGFYIWLRFIDSPVSIRELFHACLEKNVLIHPGYLYDRLDADHIRLSYAYASPDEMERGLQLLAQEVKKLMTS from the coding sequence ATGAATCGTTCCGATGCTCGACCTGAAATCGGCTGGAAGCCGGACCCCTCCCATGCGTTACCCCTGTACCGTCAGATCGAGGTCTTTATTCGTGAGAAAATCACTTCCGGGGAATGGACGGCGGGATACCGGCTTCCTTCACAACGGACATTGGCTCAATCCATGGATGTGAACCGCAGCACGCTGGTCACTGCGCTGGAAAACCTGGCCGCCGCAGGCATGATTGAAGGCAGACATGGCGGCGGAACCTATGTCTGCGGCTCCGGCTGGCATGCGCTGGCTCACGGAGCCATGCCCAACTGGCAGGAAGCCATCGAAGAAGGGTGGTATTACCCCAATCTGCCAGAGGTGCAGCAGATTAATCGGGCTGAGTTCCAGCCAGGCATCATCCGGCTTGGTACAGGCGAGCTTTCCCCTGAGCTGATGCCCCAGGAGGCTTTTAACGACATTCTCCAAACGCTATCCAGTCGTTCTCGTACACTAAACTACCTCGAACCTCAGGGCAGTCTGGAGCTCCGGCAGGCTTTGTCCGTTTACTTGCAAGCAAGTGGCATTCAAGCCTCCCCTGACTCCATTCTGATCGTATCCGGCTCTCTCCAGGCATTGCATCTTATCTCCGTTGGCCTCCTGCCCCGCGGATCAGCAGTCGTGCTGGAGAAACCATCCTATCTATACTCCATTCATGCCTTTCAATCTGCCGGGTTGAAAATGAGCGGAATCCCGATGGATGCTGAAGGATTGCACATTTCGCGTCTGGAAGATGCCATCCAGAACGTGGCTAACAGAGACAGCATCTCGCTGCTTTATACGATTCCGAGCTTCCACAATCCTACCGGCTTGGTCATGAGTGACAGCCGCCGGGAAGAACTGCTCGCCACAGCGCGGAATACCGGCATCTCCATATTGGAGGATGCCGCTTACAGCGACCTGTGGCTGGACGAGCCCCCGCCGCCATCGCTGAAGGCGCGCGACAAGGAAGGACGGGTGCTGCATATGGGCACCCTGTCCAAGGCGGTCAGCCCCGGCCTGCGCCTCGGCTGGCTGGTTGGACCGGAGCCGGTCATCCGTCGCCTCGCAGACATCAAGATGCAGACGGATTATGGCACCAGCTCCCTCGCTCAGGAAGCAGCTGCGCTCTGGTTTGCCGATGGATACCATGCGCAGCATATGGATCGTCTGCGGCCGGAACTTCGAAGACGCAGAGACGTGATGCTGGAGCTTCTGCAACGCGATTTCGGCGAACTGGCCGAGTGGAGCATACCTGCCGGAGGCTTTTATATCTGGCTCCGATTTATCGACAGTCCTGTTTCCATTCGTGAACTGTTCCATGCCTGTCTGGAAAAGAATGTGTTGATTCATCCGGGATATCTCTATGACCGATTGGATGCAGACCACATTCGTCTGTCCTACGCCTATGCTTCACCGGATGAGATGGAGCGTGGACTTCAGTTGCTGGCACAGGAAGTCAAAAAGCTGATGACATCATAA